The following are encoded together in the Saliniramus fredricksonii genome:
- a CDS encoding TrmH family RNA methyltransferase: protein MTPPDHIAVQDDAIAARLTPIADPLDPRIADYRDVRDRDLKGRGGLFMAEGAVVLRDMARSARFAFESVLITQKRVPAMTDWLAALPDAVAVYVAEGAVMDAIAGFPIHRGILALARRGEPIAPQILLDDAPAHALVLACFGITNHDNLGGIFRNAAAFGAAAILLDPQCCDPLYRKALRVSVGAAARVPFARLGPGPGDAGNACTLLRNHGFEPLALSPRGTLTLAQAAAHYQGRRALLLGSEGPGLAPDLIAAATSVRIDMAGDFDSLNVATTSGIALHALTRQAGG, encoded by the coding sequence ATGACCCCGCCCGATCATATCGCCGTGCAGGATGACGCCATCGCGGCCCGGCTGACTCCGATCGCCGATCCGCTGGATCCGCGCATCGCGGATTACCGCGACGTGCGCGATCGCGATCTCAAGGGCCGCGGCGGGCTGTTCATGGCCGAGGGCGCCGTGGTCTTGCGCGACATGGCGCGCAGTGCGCGCTTTGCCTTCGAATCCGTGCTGATCACGCAAAAACGCGTACCCGCCATGACGGATTGGCTCGCCGCCCTGCCCGATGCCGTGGCGGTCTACGTGGCGGAGGGCGCCGTCATGGATGCGATTGCCGGCTTCCCCATCCATCGCGGCATTCTGGCACTGGCGCGGCGCGGCGAGCCGATCGCACCGCAGATTCTGCTGGATGACGCGCCGGCGCATGCACTGGTACTGGCCTGTTTCGGCATCACCAATCACGACAATCTCGGTGGCATATTCCGCAATGCCGCCGCTTTCGGCGCCGCCGCGATTTTACTCGACCCGCAATGCTGCGATCCGCTCTATCGCAAGGCCTTGCGCGTCTCCGTGGGCGCAGCGGCGCGGGTGCCCTTCGCAAGGCTCGGCCCCGGACCGGGCGATGCTGGCAATGCCTGTACGCTGTTGCGCAACCATGGCTTCGAGCCGCTCGCCCTGTCGCCGCGCGGCACGCTGACGCTGGCGCAGGCCGCCGCGCACTACCAGGGGCGCCGCGCCCTTCTGCTGGGCAGCGAGGGGCCCGGTCTCGCACCGGACCTGATCGCGGCTGCCACCAGTGTGCGCATCGACATGGCGGGTGATTTCGACAGCCTCAACGTCGCAACCACGTCCGGCATTGCGCTCCATGCACTGACGCGTCAGGCGGGTGGCTGA
- a CDS encoding ribonuclease D codes for MSVRHHLGDLPADYDPGPVIAVDTETLGLNPLRDRLCVVQISRGDGEADVVQITREQLNAPHGGAPVLAGVLASRDTLKLFHFARFDLAVLYHALGAMTGPVYCTKIASKLVRTYTDRHGLKDLLRELLQVEISKQQQSSDWAAETLSKAQLDYAASDVLHLHKLKERLDAMLAREDRAALAQACFEFLPTRARLDLAGWPETDIFAHS; via the coding sequence ATGAGCGTGCGTCACCATCTCGGGGATCTCCCCGCCGATTACGATCCCGGCCCCGTCATCGCCGTCGATACCGAGACGCTGGGGCTCAACCCGTTGCGCGACCGGCTCTGCGTCGTGCAGATCTCCAGGGGTGACGGCGAGGCCGACGTGGTGCAGATCACGCGCGAGCAGCTGAATGCCCCGCATGGCGGCGCCCCCGTTCTCGCAGGCGTGCTTGCGAGCCGCGATACGCTCAAGCTCTTCCACTTCGCCCGCTTCGATCTCGCGGTTCTCTACCATGCTCTCGGCGCGATGACCGGGCCGGTCTATTGCACCAAGATCGCCTCGAAACTAGTGCGCACCTATACAGACCGCCATGGCCTCAAGGATCTCTTGCGCGAGTTGCTGCAGGTGGAAATCTCGAAGCAGCAGCAATCCTCGGATTGGGCCGCAGAGACGCTCAGCAAGGCGCAGCTCGATTACGCCGCCTCGGACGTGTTGCATCTGCACAAGCTCAAGGAACGGCTGGATGCGATGCTGGCGCGCGAAGATCGTGCTGCTCTGGCGCAGGCCTGCTTCGAATTCCTGCCGACGCGCGCGAGGCTCGATCTGGCCGGCTGGCCGGAGACCGACATCTTCGCTCATAGCTGA
- a CDS encoding class I SAM-dependent methyltransferase, whose translation MVEKHERPCPSCATRHDPEEDRQVLSRDGWSVAGCRVCGFVYMPQFAPAEAFVDDLAWEKQFEREKTERRKRVSVLQWLEDATRWRHRLIPRARPENLVRARVDGGRVLDIGCGTGSHALPFLGDFVPFGIELSRALAQEAADSFAPHGGHCVHAESRAGLATFAEGFFDAAVLRSYLEHEAYPNEVLAELARVLRPGGVAIVKVPNYGSLNRMVMGGNWCGFRIPDHVNYFTKSSLTQMAARHGFDVELPLLWSLPTDDNMWAILRATWK comes from the coding sequence ATGGTTGAGAAGCACGAGCGCCCGTGCCCGTCATGCGCTACAAGGCATGATCCCGAGGAAGACCGCCAGGTGCTGTCCCGTGATGGCTGGTCGGTCGCCGGGTGCCGGGTCTGCGGCTTCGTCTACATGCCGCAATTTGCTCCGGCGGAGGCCTTTGTCGATGATCTGGCCTGGGAAAAGCAATTCGAGCGCGAGAAGACGGAGCGGCGAAAGCGCGTTTCGGTGCTGCAATGGCTCGAGGATGCGACGCGCTGGCGCCATCGCCTGATTCCGCGTGCGCGCCCCGAAAATCTCGTTCGCGCTCGGGTCGATGGTGGACGCGTGCTCGATATCGGTTGCGGTACCGGCTCGCACGCATTGCCTTTCCTGGGAGATTTCGTGCCGTTCGGTATCGAATTGTCGCGCGCACTCGCGCAGGAAGCGGCCGACAGTTTTGCGCCCCATGGCGGGCATTGTGTGCATGCGGAAAGCCGGGCCGGCCTTGCGACATTTGCAGAGGGTTTTTTCGACGCGGCAGTCCTGCGCTCCTATCTCGAACACGAGGCCTATCCCAATGAGGTGCTGGCCGAACTGGCTCGCGTCCTACGCCCCGGGGGCGTCGCGATCGTCAAGGTCCCCAATTACGGCAGTCTCAACCGTATGGTGATGGGTGGGAACTGGTGCGGTTTCCGTATTCCCGATCACGTGAACTATTTCACCAAGTCGTCACTCACGCAGATGGCTGCGCGCCATGGGTTCGACGTGGAACTGCCCCTGCTCTGGTCGCTGCCGACGGATGACAATATGTGGGCAATCCTGCGCGCCACATGGAAATAG
- a CDS encoding LptA/OstA family protein, giving the protein MRWNALARVLLLGFGIVVALLMTVSAQAQNPDRAFGGLGSESDAPIRIDADRLDVFDRENRAVYAGNVVAVQGDTTIRCAELTIHFERNPTGGGGDDAGDAIRRIECAGPVTILSEDQVATGDQAVYDRASGQMVISGNVALSQGRNVTRGERLVYDIDRGVANVESGGTQRVRGLFVPGGADE; this is encoded by the coding sequence ATGCGTTGGAATGCGCTGGCGCGTGTCCTGCTTCTCGGTTTCGGTATCGTCGTTGCGCTGCTGATGACGGTATCGGCGCAGGCGCAGAATCCCGATCGCGCCTTCGGCGGGCTGGGCTCTGAATCAGATGCGCCGATCCGGATTGATGCCGATCGTCTCGACGTGTTCGACCGGGAGAACCGCGCCGTCTATGCCGGCAATGTCGTGGCCGTGCAGGGCGACACCACGATCCGCTGCGCGGAACTCACGATCCATTTCGAGCGCAATCCGACGGGCGGGGGCGGCGATGATGCCGGGGATGCGATCCGCAGGATCGAATGCGCCGGGCCGGTCACCATCCTCTCGGAGGACCAGGTCGCGACCGGTGATCAGGCGGTGTATGACCGTGCCAGCGGCCAGATGGTCATCAGCGGCAATGTCGCGCTCAGCCAGGGCCGGAACGTCACACGCGGGGAGCGACTCGTCTACGATATCGATCGCGGTGTCGCGAATGTCGAATCCGGCGGAACGCAGCGGGTGCGCGGCCTGTTCGTCCCCGGCGGCGCAGATGAGTGA
- the lptB gene encoding LPS export ABC transporter ATP-binding protein, whose product MIVERVIARDSRLDYSRMQSQTGDEPETVNDQFDYPMQNAAPGGALEQTGEGAFGGPGVLAVKGLQKRYGDRTVVQDAGLTVRRGEAVGLLGPNGAGKTTIFYMITGLVGADQGVISLEGSDVTALPMYRRARLGIGYLPQEASIFRGLNVEDNIRAVLEVVEPDRRRRREKLDALLAEFHIERLRKTPSIALSGGERRRCEIARALASDPAFMLLDEPFAGIDPIAVGDIQNLVRHLTRRGIGVLITDHNVRETLGLIDRAYIIHSGRVLTEGTPQEIVANPDVRKLYLGEDFRL is encoded by the coding sequence ATGATCGTTGAGCGCGTGATTGCGCGCGACAGCCGCCTGGATTACAGCAGAATGCAATCTCAGACCGGGGATGAGCCCGAGACCGTGAACGATCAATTCGACTATCCGATGCAGAATGCCGCTCCCGGCGGTGCGCTTGAGCAGACCGGCGAAGGAGCTTTCGGCGGGCCGGGCGTGCTGGCCGTGAAGGGCTTGCAGAAACGCTATGGTGATCGCACCGTGGTGCAGGATGCCGGCCTGACCGTGCGACGCGGGGAGGCCGTCGGTCTGCTTGGGCCCAACGGTGCCGGCAAGACCACGATCTTCTACATGATCACCGGGCTCGTCGGGGCGGATCAGGGCGTCATCAGTCTGGAAGGATCCGATGTGACGGCGCTGCCGATGTATCGGCGTGCGCGACTGGGTATCGGCTACCTCCCTCAGGAAGCGTCGATCTTTCGTGGCCTCAATGTCGAGGACAATATCCGCGCCGTGCTCGAAGTGGTCGAGCCCGATCGTCGGCGGCGCCGGGAAAAGCTGGATGCGCTTCTGGCGGAATTCCATATCGAGCGGCTGCGCAAGACGCCCTCCATCGCACTGTCGGGCGGCGAACGCCGGCGCTGCGAGATCGCACGCGCGCTCGCAAGCGATCCCGCCTTCATGCTGCTCGACGAGCCTTTTGCCGGCATCGATCCGATCGCGGTCGGCGATATCCAGAATCTGGTCCGCCACCTGACCCGGCGCGGGATCGGGGTGCTGATCACCGATCACAATGTGCGCGAGACGCTCGGCCTGATCGACCGGGCCTATATCATCCATTCCGGCCGTGTTCTCACCGAAGGCACGCCGCAGGAGATCGTCGCGAATCCGGATGTGCGCAAGCTCTATCTCGGCGAGGATTTCCGCCTCTGA
- a CDS encoding DUF6916 family protein — translation MLDKLTYDDFKDYRSKTFTLEGIGGQVEMRLLDVRLSPYPGLPGQRQPFAILFVAPDKPPLDGQMYNIRHPGRGLVEGMFITPVVPPPEFIQKTREMRFYEAIFN, via the coding sequence ATGCTCGACAAACTGACTTACGACGATTTCAAGGATTATCGCAGCAAGACCTTCACGCTCGAAGGTATCGGCGGACAGGTGGAGATGCGCCTGCTCGATGTGCGACTCTCGCCTTATCCGGGTTTGCCGGGCCAGCGCCAGCCCTTCGCGATCCTCTTCGTCGCCCCCGACAAACCCCCACTCGACGGGCAGATGTACAACATCCGCCATCCTGGTCGTGGCCTCGTTGAAGGCATGTTCATCACACCCGTCGTTCCGCCGCCGGAATTCATCCAGAAGACCCGGGAAATGCGCTTTTACGAAGCGATCTTCAACTGA
- a CDS encoding cysteine desulfurase-like protein: MALDLAHVRSQFPALADGFAYFDNAGGSLVLKPVAERISDYLLTTSVQTGASYSHSQRATARVQEARAAIARYMNAQRPEEIVLGASATMMMRTLAQAMAGQFQPGDEVILTNFDHETNIGPWLTLEARGVVFKFWEINQETATVDLADLDALMSENTKLVCVTHVSNILGTINPIRAIADRVHAGGAKLVVDGVAYAPHRAVDVQALDADYYVFSFYKTYGPHFAVLYGRYDLLRELDNLYHYFYDKDKVPAKLEPGNTNYELAWGSAGIVDYFDELGGGTGDHAAIARAFEDVAAHEAVIGERLLAYLRGKNGVRIIGERGSDKATRVPTISFKADGIDSAAIVRKVDAAQIGIRFGDFHSRRLVESLGLSPMGGVVRVSMVHYNTLEEVDRVIAALDEAMA; the protein is encoded by the coding sequence ATGGCTCTCGATCTCGCGCATGTGCGCAGCCAGTTCCCGGCTCTCGCGGATGGTTTCGCCTATTTCGACAATGCCGGCGGCTCGCTCGTGCTCAAGCCCGTGGCCGAACGGATCAGCGACTATCTGCTCACCACCAGCGTGCAGACCGGCGCCTCCTACAGCCACTCGCAGCGCGCGACGGCGCGGGTGCAGGAGGCGCGCGCTGCGATCGCGCGCTACATGAATGCGCAGCGCCCGGAGGAGATCGTGCTCGGCGCCTCCGCCACCATGATGATGCGCACCCTGGCCCAGGCGATGGCCGGCCAGTTCCAGCCCGGCGACGAGGTGATCCTCACCAATTTCGACCACGAGACCAATATCGGCCCCTGGTTGACGCTGGAAGCGCGCGGGGTCGTTTTCAAGTTCTGGGAGATCAACCAGGAGACCGCCACGGTCGATCTGGCCGATCTCGATGCGCTGATGAGCGAGAACACGAAGCTCGTCTGCGTCACGCATGTCTCCAACATCCTGGGCACGATCAACCCGATCCGCGCCATTGCCGACAGGGTCCATGCGGGCGGCGCGAAACTCGTGGTCGATGGTGTTGCCTATGCGCCGCACCGCGCCGTCGATGTGCAGGCGCTGGATGCCGATTATTATGTTTTCAGTTTCTATAAAACCTACGGCCCGCATTTTGCCGTGCTCTACGGTCGCTACGACTTGCTGCGTGAACTGGATAATCTGTACCATTATTTCTATGACAAGGACAAAGTCCCCGCCAAGCTGGAGCCCGGCAATACCAATTACGAACTCGCCTGGGGCTCTGCCGGCATCGTGGATTACTTTGATGAGCTGGGCGGCGGCACTGGCGATCATGCTGCCATCGCGCGCGCCTTCGAGGATGTCGCCGCGCACGAGGCCGTGATCGGCGAGCGGCTGCTTGCCTATCTGCGCGGCAAGAATGGCGTGCGCATCATCGGTGAGCGCGGCTCCGACAAGGCGACGCGGGTACCGACCATCTCCTTCAAGGCGGACGGGATCGACAGTGCAGCGATCGTGCGCAAGGTCGATGCGGCGCAGATCGGCATTCGCTTCGGCGATTTCCACTCCCGCCGCCTGGTGGAATCACTCGGCCTGAGCCCGATGGGGGGCGTGGTGCGCGTCTCGATGGTACATTACAACACCCTTGAGGAAGTCGACCGCGTCATCGCGGCTTTGGACGAGGCGATGGCGTGA
- a CDS encoding amino acid ABC transporter ATP-binding protein, protein MSKWYGNFQVLKDIDLTVYEGERIVVCGPSGSGKSTMIRCINQLEFHQEGDVIIHGKAYGKDEKQNDLIRRDIGMVFQSFNLFPHLSVLENCTMAQIWVKETPKAEAEAVAMHFLERVRIPEQAHKYPLQLSGGQQQRVAIARALCMNPKIMLFDEPTSALDPEMINEVLEAMIELAQSGMTMIVVTHEMNFARKVADRVIFMDQGEIVEQAPPHAFFDNPQYDRTQLFLSQILHH, encoded by the coding sequence ATGAGCAAGTGGTACGGCAATTTCCAGGTGCTGAAGGATATCGACCTGACGGTCTATGAGGGGGAGCGGATCGTCGTCTGCGGCCCGTCGGGATCGGGAAAATCGACCATGATCCGCTGCATCAACCAGCTGGAATTCCACCAGGAAGGCGACGTCATCATTCATGGCAAGGCCTATGGCAAGGACGAGAAGCAGAACGACCTGATCCGCCGCGATATCGGCATGGTCTTCCAGAGCTTCAACCTGTTCCCGCATCTCTCGGTGCTGGAGAACTGCACCATGGCCCAGATCTGGGTGAAGGAGACCCCCAAGGCCGAGGCGGAGGCGGTTGCGATGCATTTTCTGGAGCGGGTGCGCATTCCCGAACAGGCACATAAATACCCGCTCCAGCTCTCCGGCGGACAGCAGCAGCGCGTCGCCATTGCCCGCGCGCTATGCATGAATCCGAAGATCATGCTGTTCGACGAGCCCACTTCCGCACTCGATCCGGAAATGATCAACGAGGTGCTGGAAGCCATGATCGAACTGGCGCAATCGGGCATGACCATGATCGTGGTCACGCACGAGATGAATTTCGCCCGCAAGGTGGCCGACCGGGTCATCTTCATGGATCAGGGTGAAATCGTCGAACAGGCGCCACCTCATGCGTTTTTCGACAATCCACAATATGACCGCACGCAACTGTTCCTGAGCCAGATCCTGCACCATTAA
- a CDS encoding amino acid ABC transporter permease, with protein MSDSTTTRTQPLIFQPKPERAAPPSTVGVVGWMRENLFSSVSNTLMTILGAYIVYVFLASVLNWALFNAVWEAENRRECLDLVGRSGACWPGVMQWFDNLIYGLYPKDQIWRINLGFLALILWVAPLWFPKVQSKVAIGITAVMLYPFLASYFFLGGDKGVFWTALVSAGLTGLIWVWLTVFTELRYGRSFTRTMGAILGNSGKSEEEQLKFGRLSLIGVFVIAVVLVSQWELSFVSTRQWGGLFLTLVISGIGITFSLPSGILLALGRRSTMPLIRMICTGFIELFRSVPLITILFMFNTMLPLFLPVGVEVNQLVRAIVAVCLFAAAYMAEVIRGGLQAIPKGQYEAAAAMGLGYWQATTLIIMPQALKIMIPTIVGNFIGLFKDTTLVSIIGLFDLLNMARSVGEDTRWLGLFIEPFFFITMIYFFFCFLMSQYSINLERKLEAGARR; from the coding sequence ATGAGCGACTCCACCACCACCAGAACGCAGCCGCTGATCTTCCAGCCGAAGCCGGAGCGGGCCGCCCCGCCGAGCACCGTCGGTGTCGTCGGCTGGATGCGCGAGAACCTGTTCTCCAGCGTCTCCAACACGCTGATGACGATCCTTGGCGCCTATATCGTCTATGTCTTCCTTGCCTCGGTGCTGAACTGGGCCTTGTTCAACGCGGTCTGGGAGGCGGAAAACCGGCGTGAATGTCTCGATCTGGTCGGGCGCTCCGGAGCCTGCTGGCCAGGCGTGATGCAATGGTTCGACAACCTGATCTACGGGCTCTACCCCAAGGATCAGATCTGGCGCATCAATCTTGGTTTTCTCGCGCTGATCCTGTGGGTCGCGCCGCTCTGGTTCCCCAAGGTCCAGTCCAAGGTCGCGATCGGCATCACCGCCGTGATGCTCTACCCGTTCCTGGCCTCCTATTTCTTCCTCGGTGGCGACAAGGGCGTGTTCTGGACCGCGCTGGTCTCTGCGGGGCTGACCGGGCTGATCTGGGTCTGGCTCACCGTCTTTACCGAATTGCGCTACGGCAGGAGTTTCACCCGCACCATGGGCGCGATCCTCGGCAATTCCGGCAAGTCGGAGGAAGAGCAGCTTAAATTCGGGCGGCTTTCGCTCATCGGCGTCTTCGTCATCGCGGTGGTGCTGGTGTCGCAATGGGAATTGTCCTTCGTCTCCACACGGCAATGGGGCGGGCTGTTCCTGACCCTGGTGATCTCCGGCATCGGCATCACCTTCTCGCTCCCCTCCGGCATTCTGCTGGCGCTGGGGCGGCGTTCGACCATGCCGCTGATCCGGATGATCTGTACCGGTTTCATCGAGCTGTTCCGCTCGGTGCCGCTGATCACCATCCTGTTCATGTTCAACACCATGCTGCCCCTGTTCCTGCCGGTGGGCGTGGAGGTGAACCAGCTGGTGCGGGCCATCGTCGCCGTCTGTCTCTTCGCCGCCGCCTACATGGCGGAGGTGATCCGTGGCGGGCTGCAGGCGATTCCCAAGGGGCAGTACGAAGCTGCTGCCGCAATGGGGCTGGGCTACTGGCAGGCAACGACGCTGATCATCATGCCGCAGGCGTTGAAGATCATGATCCCGACCATCGTCGGCAACTTCATCGGCTTGTTCAAGGACACCACCCTGGTTTCGATCATCGGCCTGTTCGACCTGCTCAACATGGCGCGTTCGGTGGGTGAGGATACGCGCTGGCTGGGCCTGTTCATCGAGCCGTTCTTCTTCATCACGATGATCTACTTCTTCTTCTGCTTCCTGATGTCGCAATATTCGATCAACCTCGAGCGCAAGCTCGAAGCCGGCGCACGACGCTGA